One region of Peribacillus simplex genomic DNA includes:
- a CDS encoding NAD-dependent succinate-semialdehyde dehydrogenase, translating to MKDYGLFINGEWSDFGLDKMEVKNPATDEIVATVPKGGATEAAKAADAAYDAFTDWSALSVYERAELIWKWHRLIDDNKEELAKIMTEEQGKPFKEALGEMTYANGFLSWFAEEGKRVYGETIPASVSNKRLFVTKQPVGVVAVITPWNFPAAMITRKVAPALAVGCTVVIKPANLTPITALKMAELAEEAGIPKGVINVVTGKSSEIGETWLQDKRVRKLTFTGSTEVGKTLMRGSADTVKKISLELGGHAPAIVLEDADLNKAVDGIISSKFRNAGQTCVCSNRIYVHEAIQEAFIEKLVARVKELKVGNGLEDGVDIGPLIDQNAVDKVQKQIDEAISSGAKLEAGGKSIGGLFLQPTVLSNIDDSMLCMKEETFGPLAPIASFKTDEEAIKRANDSIFGLAAYVFTENITKGIKFTEALEFGIVGLNDGLPSVPQAPFGGFKQSGLGREGGHQGIEEYLEVKYISLGL from the coding sequence ATGAAGGATTACGGATTATTTATTAACGGTGAGTGGTCGGATTTTGGGTTGGATAAAATGGAAGTGAAAAACCCGGCAACGGATGAAATAGTTGCCACCGTTCCTAAAGGCGGTGCGACTGAAGCAGCGAAGGCTGCAGATGCCGCTTATGATGCCTTTACGGATTGGTCAGCACTCTCAGTCTACGAACGTGCAGAACTAATTTGGAAATGGCATCGATTGATTGATGATAATAAAGAAGAACTTGCCAAAATCATGACTGAGGAGCAAGGCAAGCCCTTTAAAGAGGCTCTTGGCGAAATGACATATGCAAATGGCTTTTTATCTTGGTTTGCCGAAGAAGGGAAACGGGTCTACGGCGAAACGATTCCTGCTTCCGTGTCCAATAAGCGGCTTTTCGTGACTAAACAGCCTGTAGGAGTTGTAGCTGTCATTACGCCTTGGAACTTTCCAGCAGCCATGATTACAAGAAAAGTGGCACCAGCCCTTGCCGTCGGCTGCACAGTCGTCATTAAACCAGCAAACCTGACTCCCATAACAGCTTTAAAAATGGCTGAGTTAGCGGAAGAAGCTGGGATTCCAAAAGGAGTCATCAATGTCGTGACAGGAAAATCATCAGAAATCGGTGAAACTTGGCTTCAAGATAAAAGGGTCCGTAAGTTGACGTTCACCGGGTCTACAGAAGTCGGTAAAACCTTAATGAGGGGCTCAGCCGACACAGTAAAGAAAATCTCGCTTGAACTTGGAGGTCACGCCCCCGCGATCGTTCTTGAAGATGCCGACCTTAATAAAGCGGTTGATGGCATCATCAGTTCAAAATTCCGTAACGCTGGACAAACATGCGTCTGTTCAAATCGCATTTATGTCCACGAAGCCATTCAGGAAGCCTTTATCGAAAAGCTCGTTGCCAGGGTCAAAGAACTAAAAGTAGGAAACGGATTGGAAGATGGCGTCGATATCGGTCCGCTTATCGATCAAAATGCAGTGGATAAGGTTCAAAAACAAATTGATGAAGCAATCAGCAGCGGAGCTAAGCTCGAAGCTGGCGGAAAATCAATCGGCGGCCTTTTTCTTCAACCAACCGTACTGTCCAACATTGATGACAGCATGCTTTGCATGAAGGAAGAGACATTCGGTCCACTAGCTCCAATTGCATCCTTCAAGACCGATGAAGAGGCAATCAAAAGGGCAAATGACTCCATCTTCGGTTTGGCAGCTTACGTATTCACTGAAAATATCACCAAAGGCATCAAATTCACCGAGGCACTTGAATTCGGTATTGTAGGATTGAACGACGGACTTCCTTCCGTTCCACAAGCTCCATTTGGCGGATTCAAGCAAAGTGGGCTCGGCCGCGAAGGTGGACACCAAGGCATCGAAGAATACCTTGAAGTAAAATATATTTCGTTAGGTTTGTAA
- a CDS encoding dicarboxylate/amino acid:cation symporter — protein sequence MKILKNLTVQVIIGIILGITVGIFFPAFGEQLKILADLFIKMIKMVIAPIIFLTVVIGIGGMGDMKKVGRIGGKALLYFEIVTTFALAIGIIVVNMLGPGKGFNIDSVEGGDVSQYTTAASETEHGAMAFISNIIPDNAVAAMAGGDLLPILFFAVLFGLSMAAMGPKVQPVVSFLQHIADIFFGIVSMIMKVSPLAAFGAMAYTIGKFGLSSLSSLGQLMGSVYITMALFIILILGSIAKIYGFNIFKFIAYLKEEILLVLGTSSSESALPSVMKKLEKYGCSKSVVGLVVPTGYSFNLDGTSIYLSMAAIFIAQAYGIDLSIWQELTLLGILMLTSKGAAGVTGSGFITLAATLAAFPMIPVEGMALLLGVDRFMSEARAITNLIGNSVATVVISKSEGEFNPNQAISGDMGEVAVSSEK from the coding sequence TTGAAAATATTAAAAAATCTAACAGTTCAGGTCATCATCGGTATCATTTTGGGTATAACAGTCGGTATCTTCTTCCCTGCTTTTGGTGAACAGCTGAAGATATTAGCTGATTTATTTATTAAAATGATTAAAATGGTCATTGCACCAATCATCTTCCTAACCGTCGTAATCGGGATTGGCGGTATGGGCGATATGAAAAAGGTGGGCCGCATCGGCGGAAAGGCCCTGCTCTATTTTGAAATCGTTACCACCTTCGCCCTTGCTATCGGAATTATCGTAGTTAATATGTTAGGACCTGGTAAAGGTTTCAACATCGATTCAGTCGAAGGCGGCGATGTATCACAATATACAACAGCCGCTTCCGAAACGGAACATGGCGCAATGGCCTTCATTTCTAACATCATCCCTGATAATGCTGTTGCTGCAATGGCTGGCGGGGACTTACTCCCTATTTTATTCTTTGCCGTATTATTCGGATTATCAATGGCGGCGATGGGACCAAAAGTACAACCTGTCGTCTCCTTCCTTCAACATATTGCTGATATTTTCTTCGGCATAGTCAGTATGATCATGAAAGTATCTCCATTGGCGGCTTTTGGGGCAATGGCTTACACAATCGGTAAGTTCGGTCTTAGTTCACTAAGTTCCTTAGGACAATTAATGGGTAGCGTATATATCACCATGGCACTATTCATCATTCTTATCCTTGGTTCGATCGCAAAAATCTACGGCTTTAATATTTTCAAGTTCATTGCCTATTTAAAAGAAGAGATCCTCTTAGTTTTAGGTACATCTTCGTCGGAATCCGCCCTCCCAAGCGTGATGAAAAAACTCGAAAAATACGGTTGTTCAAAATCCGTAGTCGGTTTAGTTGTCCCAACTGGTTACTCTTTTAACCTTGATGGCACATCCATTTACTTATCCATGGCAGCGATTTTCATCGCCCAAGCCTATGGTATCGATTTAAGCATCTGGCAGGAATTAACCCTTCTGGGAATCTTGATGTTAACGTCCAAAGGAGCTGCTGGTGTAACGGGATCCGGTTTCATTACACTTGCTGCAACATTAGCTGCCTTCCCAATGATTCCGGTTGAAGGAATGGCACTACTTCTTGGAGTCGACCGCTTCATGTCTGAAGCACGCGCAATCACTAATCTAATCGGTAACAGTGTTGCTACTGTGGTCATTTCTAAATCCGAAGGTGAATTCAATCCAAATCAAGCCATCTCAGGTGATATGGGTGAAGTGGCCGTCTCATCGGAAAAATAA
- a CDS encoding ketopantoate reductase family protein: protein MCTLNIVIIGAGALGSYFGGRLQQAGQHVQYLVRKKRAEQLKENGISISSPHGNYQFNDLHITENVIDIDKVDLVVLAVKGQHLQGTLTDLKVLVEKGAKVLPLLNGLEHISILQEELGDEAVMGGSAFIIATLDEKGHVIHSNDNHDLIYGPLHPSQKKICDEFEQAVGTAIMEVSRTENILIRMWIKYMFITAFSGVTTASNLPIGTIRRFPETNGLLENVLVEMKELANAYDVGITRQNIAQALKNMAGLPDESTSSMHQDRRKGQTLEVEHLQGGALRLADKAGLKLPVIGALYALIKPFEN from the coding sequence GTGTGCACTTTGAATATTGTCATTATAGGGGCCGGAGCACTCGGTTCTTACTTTGGAGGCAGATTGCAGCAGGCTGGTCAGCATGTTCAATACCTTGTCCGAAAAAAACGTGCCGAACAATTGAAAGAAAACGGCATCAGCATATCAAGCCCACATGGAAACTATCAATTTAACGACCTGCATATCACAGAAAATGTAATTGATATAGACAAGGTTGACCTTGTGGTTCTCGCCGTAAAAGGCCAGCATCTGCAAGGTACCCTCACAGATTTAAAGGTCCTTGTTGAAAAGGGCGCAAAGGTCCTTCCGCTTTTGAATGGATTGGAGCATATATCCATTTTACAGGAAGAACTGGGCGATGAAGCCGTCATGGGAGGAAGTGCCTTCATCATTGCCACCCTTGATGAAAAAGGTCATGTCATTCACTCCAATGATAATCACGATTTAATCTATGGCCCGCTTCACCCTTCACAGAAAAAGATTTGTGATGAATTTGAACAGGCGGTCGGAACAGCTATCATGGAGGTTAGCAGGACGGAAAACATATTAATCAGGATGTGGATCAAATACATGTTCATCACCGCTTTCTCGGGTGTAACAACCGCCTCCAACCTCCCTATCGGCACGATACGGAGATTCCCGGAAACCAATGGATTGCTGGAAAATGTCCTAGTTGAAATGAAGGAACTTGCAAACGCTTATGACGTTGGGATTACCAGGCAGAATATTGCTCAGGCTTTGAAAAACATGGCAGGTTTACCGGATGAATCAACCTCTTCCATGCATCAGGACCGAAGGAAGGGCCAAACCCTCGAAGTAGAACATTTACAGGGCGGCGCACTGCGTCTTGCTGACAAGGCTGGTTTGAAACTTCCTGTGATTGGAGCCCTTTATGCACTCATAAAACCATTTGAAAATTGA
- a CDS encoding 3D domain-containing protein has product MKKILLPLFTAFLLVFSFSGVSSAATTTYKVKSGDTLWGIANKHNITVNQLKGWNNLKKDNIHPNQVLKVKKTSTSAKPKAKAKTTSSKKYKTITVNATAYTANCKGCSGITASGLNLKKNPNAKAISVDPKVIPLGTKVHVEGYGEAIAADKGGAIKGNKIDVFYSSHSKAMNWGRKTVKVKVYK; this is encoded by the coding sequence TTGAAAAAAATACTACTTCCACTATTCACTGCTTTCTTGCTGGTATTTAGTTTTTCCGGAGTTTCATCGGCTGCTACTACTACATACAAAGTTAAAAGCGGCGACACACTATGGGGTATCGCCAATAAACATAATATAACAGTCAATCAACTCAAAGGTTGGAACAACCTGAAAAAAGATAACATCCATCCAAATCAAGTTTTGAAGGTTAAGAAAACTTCGACCTCTGCTAAACCTAAAGCTAAAGCTAAAACAACATCATCCAAGAAATATAAAACGATCACCGTCAATGCGACAGCTTACACAGCGAACTGCAAAGGTTGCAGCGGTATTACAGCATCAGGTCTTAACTTAAAGAAAAACCCTAACGCAAAAGCAATCTCAGTCGATCCTAAGGTCATTCCGCTAGGAACTAAAGTTCATGTAGAAGGATACGGGGAGGCCATTGCTGCAGATAAAGGCGGCGCAATCAAAGGGAATAAAATTGACGTCTTCTACTCTTCTCATTCAAAAGCAATGAATTGGGGCAGAAAAACGGTTAAAGTAAAAGTCTATAAATAA
- a CDS encoding M20 family metallopeptidase has translation MLIELLKDLVSIDSSSKEGANEAVEYCANWLKKQGITVNVIVNNGYKMLVSEIGSGDKTVIWNGHVDVVSGTPDQFFPEVHEGNLYGRGAADMKAGLAGMMCAFTELKDKGLGLKIQLQIVSDEEIGGLNCSGYLAKHGYRGDFVICAEPTQLGIGLQAKGALRLDIEVSGKSAHGSRPWEGVNAIEKAYDLYQKIKELPFTRDHTPLYSSPSINLAKIKGGDVYNKVPDACLLSLDIRYLPTQTMEEIIAQIESVTGMNLHLNMYSKPVKTEESDPFITLLRPIIEKNTHRDAVIFGQHGSADTVFFAAYNIPAIEFGPKGENWHGDRECVNLESVAVYQKMLVDFASEFSLT, from the coding sequence TTGCTAATCGAGTTACTTAAGGATTTAGTATCTATTGATAGTTCATCGAAAGAAGGAGCCAACGAAGCAGTTGAATACTGTGCGAACTGGCTTAAAAAACAAGGAATTACCGTAAATGTGATCGTCAATAACGGTTATAAAATGCTTGTTAGCGAGATTGGCAGCGGAGATAAAACCGTAATTTGGAATGGCCATGTCGATGTTGTCAGCGGGACGCCTGATCAATTTTTCCCTGAAGTTCATGAAGGAAATTTATATGGACGCGGGGCAGCCGATATGAAAGCTGGGCTTGCAGGGATGATGTGTGCATTTACCGAACTGAAAGATAAGGGCCTAGGTTTGAAAATCCAGCTACAGATTGTATCAGATGAAGAAATTGGCGGGTTGAACTGTTCTGGATATTTAGCGAAACATGGTTACAGAGGGGACTTCGTAATATGCGCTGAACCGACACAATTGGGAATCGGTCTCCAGGCAAAGGGTGCACTTCGACTCGATATTGAAGTATCCGGCAAATCCGCACACGGAAGCCGACCATGGGAAGGCGTAAATGCAATCGAAAAGGCCTATGATCTCTATCAAAAAATAAAGGAACTTCCTTTCACCAGGGATCATACCCCTCTTTACTCTTCCCCTTCAATTAACCTAGCAAAAATAAAAGGTGGGGATGTCTACAATAAGGTACCGGATGCGTGTTTGCTCAGTCTTGATATCCGCTATCTTCCTACGCAAACAATGGAAGAGATCATTGCTCAGATCGAAAGTGTGACAGGAATGAATCTCCACCTTAATATGTACAGTAAACCTGTAAAAACAGAAGAGTCAGACCCATTCATTACACTGCTTCGCCCGATTATCGAAAAGAACACCCATCGAGATGCTGTCATTTTTGGACAACATGGCTCCGCAGATACCGTCTTTTTTGCGGCATATAATATACCGGCCATTGAATTCGGACCTAAAGGTGAGAACTGGCATGGAGATAGGGAATGCGTTAATCTTGAATCTGTGGCAGTATATCAAAAAATGCTAGTCGACTTCGCTTCTGAATTTTCTTTAACTTAA
- a CDS encoding general stress protein: MDKRIIGVYETGEEAIKAVESLQAQGYNREDISVVAKDKEELKTVNEETGTKVEEGLAAGAATGGILGGAAGLLAGVGALAIPGIGPVLAAGPLAATLAGAAVGASTGGLAGTLIGMGIPEEEANRYEADVKGGKLLVLVDSDASKPNSSYSGITETDETLTNSRRPL, from the coding sequence ATGGATAAACGTATAATTGGTGTATATGAAACTGGAGAAGAAGCCATTAAGGCTGTTGAGTCATTGCAGGCACAAGGATATAACCGTGAAGATATTTCAGTAGTGGCGAAAGATAAAGAAGAATTAAAGACAGTGAATGAAGAAACGGGTACAAAGGTTGAAGAGGGACTTGCAGCAGGTGCGGCGACCGGAGGAATTTTGGGCGGTGCTGCCGGATTATTGGCAGGTGTGGGTGCACTGGCGATTCCGGGAATCGGACCGGTACTTGCAGCAGGGCCGCTTGCTGCCACATTAGCCGGAGCGGCTGTAGGTGCAAGTACTGGCGGATTGGCCGGTACATTAATCGGTATGGGCATACCTGAAGAAGAGGCGAATCGTTATGAAGCGGATGTTAAGGGTGGCAAGCTGCTTGTGTTAGTCGATTCGGATGCGAGTAAACCCAACTCTTCCTACTCAGGAATTACAGAGACCGATGAAACGCTAACGAACAGTAGAAGACCTCTTTAA
- a CDS encoding methyl-accepting chemotaxis protein: MMNEMVSEVTRMASNAEQLNSISQETAAGTEEVSASVEQTNASMEQLNALASELDALSQDMHKEIRKFTFYQKKDGP, from the coding sequence ATGATGAACGAAATGGTATCCGAGGTCACACGAATGGCGAGTAATGCAGAACAATTAAACTCGATCAGCCAGGAAACTGCGGCAGGAACTGAAGAAGTATCTGCTTCCGTAGAACAAACGAATGCTTCCATGGAACAATTAAATGCCCTAGCTAGTGAATTGGATGCCCTATCCCAGGATATGCACAAGGAAATACGGAAATTTACATTCTATCAAAAAAAGGACGGGCCCTAA
- a CDS encoding PH domain-containing protein has translation MEKHAKRLHPFKIPFELWKLLKGNVFFIIMLYVLNFGSEKMYMKVLQIVFLVYLIWNVLSIILKWYTYKYQIKEGTIYITSGIFSKSYRTVPLHKVQNVQQRTTVFHKIFRLTSLTFETGMTGDQGTLPFEVISRKEAERLEGEYSSKQELQVIELDSPEERKAEDMEPIEKTIHFTPTKQDVLKASFTSLSFLALIPIVATLYNTLDDFINLENAEGFFAKLLDTWWIITIVLVGLICIAVAFGIISTFVKYGKYEISSDHDRIYIKKGLLDESAFSIQKEKVQAVEISQSIIKRLLGLAEVKLISAGSTGDEELETNTLYPFLSIEMAYGMVEEILPAYKVERSMESLSKQAFKIRMLRPSFFWILTTVAIYYFKPSLWYISLILLAIIYTLRILDYKNSRYLLNDEFIQFKSGSLETSLFITKRSKVIQIEVERTKLQKLFGLASIETINRSKPVHHTKLQDVSIEYADEFYTWYTGRTKNIQVE, from the coding sequence ATGGAAAAACATGCAAAACGATTACACCCTTTCAAAATCCCCTTCGAATTATGGAAATTGCTGAAAGGGAATGTGTTTTTCATAATCATGCTTTATGTCCTGAACTTCGGTTCTGAAAAGATGTATATGAAGGTACTCCAAATCGTTTTTTTAGTTTATCTGATTTGGAATGTCCTTTCTATCATCCTTAAATGGTATACGTATAAATATCAAATCAAAGAAGGAACCATTTATATTACCTCAGGGATCTTTTCGAAATCTTATCGAACGGTCCCGCTTCATAAGGTACAGAATGTTCAACAACGTACGACGGTATTCCATAAGATTTTCCGTTTAACCTCTTTAACATTCGAAACAGGGATGACTGGTGATCAGGGTACCTTACCTTTTGAGGTTATTTCCCGAAAAGAGGCCGAACGGCTTGAGGGGGAATATTCTTCAAAACAGGAACTTCAGGTTATCGAATTGGATAGCCCCGAAGAACGAAAAGCGGAGGATATGGAACCAATTGAAAAAACGATCCATTTCACGCCAACTAAACAGGATGTGCTGAAAGCTTCCTTTACATCACTCAGCTTTTTGGCTCTTATCCCAATTGTGGCTACGTTATATAATACACTCGATGATTTTATCAATTTGGAGAATGCCGAAGGGTTCTTTGCCAAGTTATTGGATACGTGGTGGATCATTACCATCGTTCTTGTCGGCCTCATATGTATAGCTGTTGCCTTCGGAATCATTTCCACATTCGTTAAATATGGAAAATATGAAATTTCATCCGATCACGATCGTATATATATCAAGAAAGGTCTACTGGATGAATCTGCTTTTTCCATTCAGAAAGAAAAAGTACAAGCTGTCGAAATCTCCCAATCAATCATTAAAAGGTTGCTAGGCTTGGCAGAAGTGAAACTGATCAGCGCAGGAAGTACGGGTGATGAAGAGCTAGAAACAAATACTCTCTATCCTTTTTTATCGATTGAAATGGCATATGGAATGGTAGAAGAGATTTTACCCGCTTACAAAGTGGAACGGTCAATGGAGTCGCTATCGAAGCAGGCCTTCAAAATCCGAATGCTGCGGCCCAGCTTTTTCTGGATTCTCACAACAGTGGCAATCTATTATTTCAAACCCTCCCTATGGTATATATCGCTGATTTTACTCGCCATCATTTATACATTGAGAATTCTAGATTACAAAAATAGCCGTTACTTGTTAAATGATGAGTTTATTCAGTTTAAGTCCGGAAGTTTGGAAACATCACTATTCATTACCAAAAGAAGCAAGGTCATTCAAATTGAGGTGGAACGTACGAAGTTGCAAAAGCTTTTCGGGCTTGCCTCAATCGAAACGATCAACCGCTCCAAGCCTGTGCACCATACAAAGCTCCAAGATGTATCCATTGAATATGCTGACGAGTTTTACACATGGTATACGGGCAGGACAAAAAATATCCAAGTCGAATAA
- a CDS encoding PH domain-containing protein, protein MYSKIQPPTKKISKESVKVWRMTEAITNFITLAVFCILLYVDDYFAWKEWIGWILYGLITLSFFHAIWSIFIEPILLQKYWRYDVNEEFIQTKRGAWSETHELIPMTKVQSVKLNQGPFLRKYNLYSLSIGTMGDSHDIPAIPEKEAYELRDKIAHFAKIKEVD, encoded by the coding sequence ATGTATTCAAAGATACAGCCACCAACGAAGAAAATTTCCAAAGAATCCGTGAAGGTATGGCGGATGACCGAAGCCATTACCAATTTCATTACCCTCGCCGTCTTTTGCATCCTATTATATGTTGATGATTATTTCGCTTGGAAAGAATGGATTGGATGGATTTTATACGGACTTATCACATTATCTTTTTTCCATGCAATCTGGTCCATCTTCATTGAACCAATCTTGTTGCAAAAGTATTGGCGTTACGACGTGAACGAAGAATTCATTCAAACAAAACGCGGAGCCTGGAGTGAAACGCATGAACTCATTCCGATGACAAAGGTTCAGTCCGTCAAATTGAACCAAGGCCCGTTTTTGCGAAAATATAACCTTTATTCACTAAGTATCGGAACAATGGGGGACTCACATGACATACCTGCCATCCCCGAGAAAGAGGCGTATGAATTACGAGATAAAATTGCCCATTTCGCTAAAATTAAGGAAGTGGATTAA